TCTGGGAGGAGGACTGGCAATAGGACAGGATTCCGGATCAACTGTCACTGATAGTTACAAGGCACCTTTTGCTTTCACAGGTACAATCCACCGTGTTATTGTGGACGTCAGCGGTGACAGGATAGAAGATCACGAAGCTGAGATACGCGCAGCCCTGGCCAGGCAGTAAGGACAGAACTCAAGGACCGGGGCAGACGAGAGATCAGTATCTATTCAGGGAGGAATTGCATTAGCGACATACCATATAAAAGTGACTTTGTCAGGAGCGCACCATACTGGTTGCGCCGTGCAGGCGTCGTAAGCTGGCTCCTCCTTGGGATCTTTCTCGCTGCAAGCACCATACTGAGTATTGTTGCAACAGTGAGCGGAATAATTGTCCCTCTGCTCGTGGCGGTAGTTATAGGGATTGTTTTCAGACCGCTTGTAGACATACTGGAGCAACAGCATGTTAATCGCAACACTGGCACGGTACTGACGATGCTTTTCATATTAGTGGGTATTGTCATCCTTTTGATCATCCTGGTAAGAGGTTTTGTTTATCAGGGAGCAGAGATAGTAACCCAGATACAGGCAGGATGGACAGGCCTTCAAGCCTGGTTGATGCAGTTTGAGATAGACGAAGGGATATTAGAGTCTATCAGCGTCACGGTCCATACTGCCATACCTGCACTTGGCCAGGGAATCGTAGGACTTCTGACCAATACCTTTTCAGGTATTGTGACATTCCTGATAGGAGCTTATTTCAGTATTTTCATCCTCTTTTTCATCCTGCGGGACGGACCTGAAATAGATCTGTGGATGTCAAGGCAATTAAACTTAAAACCCGAAACCGGAGCAGCTATCATTGCTGACACAAGCCGTTCAATACGCCTCTATTTCCGGGGCACTGCTATTACTGCAGCAATAACCGCGATCGTGGTTGCAATTCCCCTAATCTACCTCAATGTCCCCCTGGTGAGCTCAATTCTGATCCTTTACTTCTTTACTTCATTTATACCATACATAGGAGCATTCATTGGTGGGGCTTTTGCTGTTATCATTGCCTTTGGTTCAGGAGGACCCGAAGCGGCACTGATAATTGCGGTGGCAGTTACCATATCCAATGGAGCTCTGCAGAATGCAATAAATTCCTGGGTCCTTGGAGCAACCCTCAAAATGCACCCGTTGGCCGTTTTTCTTGTCACCATCGCAGCCGGCATTGTGGGAGGAGTACTCGCCATGGTACTGGCCGTGCCGTTGACTGCAGTCGTTGTACAGACAGTACACCGCCTGAAAGAGGAAGGGGTTTTTGTTGAACCATTGAACTCTACACATGGAGGAAATATTGAATGACAAATAACCATCTTCCTCCCCGCATTCATGTGCTTGCCAAGCCTACAGGAGCAGTCTGCAACCTGGCCTGCAAATACTGCTTCTTCCTGAGCAAGGAGACACTTTATCCGGGCAGCGATTTCCGCATGTCGGAAGAGGTGCTTGAAAGCTATATCAGGCAGCTCATCGAAGCACATCGCAGTCCTCAGGTGACCGTGGCATGGCAGGGTGGAGAACCTGCACTTATGGGCATCGACTTTTACCGCTATGCAATCGAGCTGCAGGAAAAGTACCGCAGGCCCGGCATGAAATTCGAGAATACCATGCAGACCAACGGCACGTTGCTTAATGACGAATGGTGCCGCTTCTTCAGGAAGA
The window above is part of the Methanolobus zinderi genome. Proteins encoded here:
- a CDS encoding AI-2E family transporter, with the protein product MRRAGVVSWLLLGIFLAASTILSIVATVSGIIVPLLVAVVIGIVFRPLVDILEQQHVNRNTGTVLTMLFILVGIVILLIILVRGFVYQGAEIVTQIQAGWTGLQAWLMQFEIDEGILESISVTVHTAIPALGQGIVGLLTNTFSGIVTFLIGAYFSIFILFFILRDGPEIDLWMSRQLNLKPETGAAIIADTSRSIRLYFRGTAITAAITAIVVAIPLIYLNVPLVSSILILYFFTSFIPYIGAFIGGAFAVIIAFGSGGPEAALIIAVAVTISNGALQNAINSWVLGATLKMHPLAVFLVTIAAGIVGGVLAMVLAVPLTAVVVQTVHRLKEEGVFVEPLNSTHGGNIE